From one Pseudomonas fluorescens genomic stretch:
- a CDS encoding D-amino acid dehydrogenase, translating into MAQRVTVIGGGVIGLATAYALVRDGFAVDLIEARESFAAGTSFANGGQLSYRYVAPLADTGVPLQALGWLLRSESPLKLRPRLDLAQWRWMGAFMAACRTSVNRSNTEHLLRLALHSQRTLKQWREDDGLDGFAWRRNGKLVTFRNRASFDRARQHLLDPQGQQVLDAQEIRALEPALADAPFVGGVFTADEEVADCHRFCLALVERLQASGQCRLMLGQTVTRICHGSGVVQGLELGEQRLPVEHLVLCAGHRSASLGLPGLKLPIYPLKGYSLTAPIKAGQRAPQVSITDYDCKIVYARLEDQLRIAAMVDIVGFDESLDPARLASMRHLAMATLPDTADYQQAREWAGMRPATPSGVPLLGATAYRNLWLNLGHGALGFTLACASGQLLAELIGGRAPSIDMHGLTPRAA; encoded by the coding sequence ATGGCACAGCGAGTAACGGTCATCGGCGGCGGGGTCATCGGTCTGGCAACGGCTTACGCCCTGGTGCGCGACGGTTTCGCCGTTGACCTGATCGAGGCCCGCGAGAGCTTTGCGGCCGGCACCAGCTTTGCCAATGGCGGACAGTTATCGTATCGCTATGTCGCGCCGCTGGCCGATACCGGGGTGCCGCTGCAGGCGCTGGGCTGGCTGCTGCGCAGCGAATCGCCGCTCAAGCTGCGCCCGCGCCTGGACCTGGCGCAGTGGCGCTGGATGGGCGCGTTCATGGCGGCGTGCCGGACTTCGGTCAATCGCAGCAATACCGAGCACCTGTTGCGCCTGGCCTTGCACAGCCAGCGCACGCTCAAGCAATGGCGAGAGGACGATGGCCTGGACGGCTTTGCCTGGCGGCGCAACGGTAAGCTGGTGACCTTTCGCAACCGTGCAAGTTTTGATCGTGCCCGCCAGCACCTGCTCGACCCGCAAGGCCAGCAGGTATTGGACGCGCAGGAGATCCGCGCGCTGGAACCGGCCTTGGCCGATGCGCCATTCGTTGGCGGGGTGTTCACCGCTGATGAAGAGGTCGCCGATTGTCATCGTTTCTGCCTGGCCCTGGTCGAGCGCCTGCAGGCGTCGGGGCAATGCCGCTTGATGCTCGGGCAAACGGTGACGCGTATCTGTCATGGCAGCGGGGTGGTGCAGGGGCTGGAGCTGGGCGAGCAGCGCTTGCCGGTGGAGCACCTGGTGCTGTGTGCCGGGCACCGCAGCGCCAGCCTCGGCCTGCCGGGGCTGAAGCTGCCGATCTATCCGCTCAAGGGCTACAGCCTGACCGCGCCGATCAAGGCCGGCCAGCGGGCACCGCAGGTGAGCATCACCGACTACGACTGCAAGATTGTCTATGCCCGCCTTGAAGACCAACTGCGTATCGCTGCCATGGTCGATATCGTCGGCTTTGATGAATCGCTGGATCCGGCGAGATTGGCCAGCATGCGGCACTTGGCAATGGCGACTTTGCCCGATACCGCCGACTATCAACAGGCCCGCGAATGGGCCGGCATGCGCCCGGCAACCCCCAGTGGCGTACCGTTGCTCGGTGCCACGGCCTACCGCAACCTGTGGCTCAACCTTGGCCATGGTGCCCTCGGTTTTACCCTGGCCTGCGCCAGTGGCCAACTGTTGGCCGAACTGATCGGCGGCCGCGCGCCGTCAATCGACATGCACGGCCTGACCCCTCGGGCGGCCTGA
- a CDS encoding transporter substrate-binding domain-containing protein, whose protein sequence is MSITCLHRPALLALSLCFAQPLLAQTPALTGSLKKIAESGSITLGYRDSSIPFSYVGDHSGKPMGYSVDLAAEIVKHLQAKLAVPQLKVRYNLVTSQTRIPLVQNGTVDLECGTTGVTAERQKQVDFSYGFIFVKGQLLTKKDSGIQGLDDLKGKNVVSTAGTTNEKYLKNYNLEHKLGASVISAKDHGEAFMMLQSGRAAAFYMDDALLYGERAKARNPHDWMVVGEAQSKEIYSCMVRKGDEGLLALVNEALADVYRSGRIDGIYNRWFQQPIPPNGLNLEFPMTSELKGLIAQPSSEPVQ, encoded by the coding sequence ATGTCGATTACCTGTTTGCACCGTCCTGCTCTGCTTGCCCTGTCATTGTGTTTCGCGCAGCCGCTTCTGGCTCAAACCCCTGCGCTCACTGGCAGCCTGAAGAAGATCGCCGAATCCGGCAGCATCACCCTCGGCTACCGCGACTCGTCCATTCCTTTTTCTTATGTGGGCGATCACAGCGGCAAGCCCATGGGCTATTCGGTCGACCTCGCGGCGGAAATCGTCAAGCACCTGCAGGCCAAGCTGGCGGTGCCGCAACTCAAGGTGCGCTACAACCTGGTGACCTCGCAGACGCGTATCCCGCTGGTGCAAAATGGCACCGTCGACCTGGAGTGCGGTACCACCGGGGTCACCGCCGAACGGCAGAAACAGGTGGATTTCTCCTATGGCTTTATCTTCGTCAAAGGCCAGCTGCTGACCAAAAAGGACAGCGGCATTCAGGGCCTGGATGACCTCAAGGGCAAGAATGTGGTCAGCACCGCCGGCACCACCAACGAGAAGTACCTGAAGAACTACAACCTGGAGCACAAGCTTGGCGCCTCGGTGATCAGCGCCAAGGACCACGGCGAAGCGTTCATGATGTTGCAGTCCGGGCGCGCGGCGGCGTTCTACATGGATGATGCGCTGCTGTACGGCGAGCGGGCCAAGGCGCGCAACCCCCATGACTGGATGGTGGTGGGTGAGGCGCAATCGAAGGAGATCTACAGCTGCATGGTGCGCAAGGGTGATGAAGGGTTGTTGGCGCTGGTCAACGAGGCGCTGGCGGATGTCTATCGCAGCGGGCGCATCGACGGGATCTACAACCGCTGGTTCCAGCAGCCCATCCCGCCCAACGGCCTGAACCTGGAGTTTCCGATGACCAGTGAATTGAAGGGGCTGATTGCCCAGCCCTCGAGTGAGCCGGTGCAGTAA
- a CDS encoding LysR family transcriptional regulator, giving the protein MRLRHIEVFQAIRQTGSISGAAQLLHVTQPAVSKILQHAEAQLGFPLFLRVRGKLQITPEALALEREVDKVSDSVEAVRRLAASLRRQPGMTLRIGATPALALSLFPPVIRQWAERHPQSECELSSLHSRELVQQLLMREIDVALTLRHPEHPGLTVQPLAHGMLVALAPKGYWSADSQGLPLALEALADAPLIGLSSSDPLAAQVGQYLKNLEPAPRISIRVQTYSLARAMVESGAGLALIDPFTAQGSAQTLVRPLNPALPITLYALTRANESHPHTLDELLEYFAERAQEQIALVTRGA; this is encoded by the coding sequence ATGCGCTTACGTCATATCGAAGTGTTCCAGGCCATCCGCCAGACCGGCTCCATCAGCGGCGCCGCGCAGTTGCTGCACGTCACTCAGCCGGCGGTGTCGAAGATACTCCAGCACGCCGAAGCGCAGCTGGGCTTCCCGTTGTTCCTGCGGGTGCGTGGCAAGTTGCAGATCACCCCGGAGGCCCTGGCCCTGGAACGTGAGGTCGACAAGGTCAGCGACAGCGTCGAAGCGGTTCGGCGCTTGGCCGCCAGCCTGCGCCGGCAACCGGGCATGACCCTGCGTATCGGGGCAACACCGGCGTTGGCGCTGTCGCTGTTCCCGCCAGTGATCCGCCAGTGGGCCGAGCGTCATCCGCAATCCGAGTGTGAACTGTCGAGCCTGCACAGCCGCGAGCTGGTACAGCAGTTGCTGATGCGCGAGATCGATGTCGCCCTGACCTTGCGCCACCCCGAACACCCCGGTCTGACTGTGCAGCCCCTGGCCCATGGCATGCTGGTGGCACTGGCCCCCAAGGGCTATTGGAGCGCAGACAGCCAGGGCCTGCCGCTGGCGCTGGAAGCCCTGGCCGATGCGCCGTTGATCGGCCTGAGCAGCAGCGATCCGCTGGCCGCCCAGGTCGGCCAGTACCTGAAAAACCTGGAGCCGGCGCCGCGTATCAGCATCCGCGTGCAGACCTACTCCCTGGCCCGGGCCATGGTCGAATCCGGTGCCGGCTTGGCCTTGATCGATCCGTTTACCGCCCAGGGTTCGGCGCAAACGCTGGTGCGGCCGTTGAATCCTGCCCTGCCCATTACCCTGTATGCCCTGACCCGTGCCAACGAGAGCCACCCGCACACCCTGGATGAGTTGCTGGAGTATTTCGCCGAGCGGGCGCAGGAGCAGATTGCGCTGGTCACCCGAGGCGCTTGA
- a CDS encoding Lrp/AsnC family transcriptional regulator, which translates to MTDDIDQLLIKALMEDSRRSLKALAQLSGLSAPSVSERLRRLEERGVLKGYTVEIDPRCFGYQLQAIVRVRPLPGQLQEVERQIMAIPEFTECDKVTGDDCFIARLHVRSMEALDSVLDKLNSHAETNTAIVKKTPVKRRLPPMA; encoded by the coding sequence ATGACCGACGATATCGACCAACTATTGATCAAGGCGCTGATGGAAGACTCGCGGCGCTCGCTCAAGGCCCTGGCACAGTTGAGCGGGCTGTCAGCACCCAGCGTCAGTGAACGCCTGCGCCGCCTTGAAGAACGTGGCGTGCTCAAGGGCTACACGGTGGAGATCGACCCACGCTGTTTCGGCTACCAGTTGCAGGCCATCGTCCGGGTCCGGCCGCTGCCGGGGCAACTGCAGGAGGTGGAGCGCCAGATCATGGCCATCCCCGAGTTCACCGAATGCGACAAGGTGACTGGCGATGACTGCTTCATCGCGCGCCTGCACGTACGCTCGATGGAAGCGCTGGACAGCGTGCTGGACAAGCTCAACAGCCATGCCGAGACCAATACCGCAATCGTCAAGAAGACCCCGGTGAAACGCCGCTTGCCGCCAATGGCCTGA